A single window of Salvia splendens isolate huo1 chromosome 8, SspV2, whole genome shotgun sequence DNA harbors:
- the LOC121744190 gene encoding mucin-5AC-like isoform X14, producing MTDEKKPAEPPAPIDTKPPAPVDQTPPAPIDPTPPAPVDQTPPAPLDSTPPAPVDQTPPAPVDSTPPAPVDLTPPAPVDPTPTSPVDPTPPAPVDQTPPAPVDITPPAPVDQTPSAPVDSTPPAPVNQNPPAPVDITPPAPVDQAPSAPVDSTPPAPVNQTPSAPVDQTPPAPVDQTPPAPVDITPPAPVDQTPSAPVDSTPPAPVNQTPSAPVDQTPPAPVDQTPSSPVDSTPPAPVNQTSFAPVDQTPPAPVDSTPPAPIDPTPRAPVDQTLPAPVNKTPSAPVDQTPSAPVDQTPPAPVDQTPPAPVDEIPPAPVDKTPPPEEKVTAQEMCDALYNLPWSSIFAPYPHIEYQGGTNFIYCDSSSTDGSSSEDDDIAPVVDLANHPELPLCETGPSSPVLSPTERADTQNLVYARLCETWLLSPVHSPTEGAVTENLSDHLISETAPSSPVLSPPEGAVAENVSDHISETGSSSPIVLPPEGAIEENLPDHKCEIAPSSPVLSPPEGAVAENLDHISETGSSSPVLLPPEGAVAENLSDHIYETGSSSPIVIPPEGAIAENLPDHKCETAPSSLVLSPPEGAVAKTLSDHKQLPATGALSPVFSPRLLAIAETLSDHIWENGPPSPVLSSLEGDIENEPYYRDDSEDVDRYDPYVFFRIGAGLLNMDNICFMNSVLQCLVHTVPFYEAIMYQNNPLLCVCPNGKFCIKCSLEELFRSLTSGRKYFVPQTLVQNLSHISPTFKVGRQEDAHEFLLNLWNKLMECDKYRDDMDNEHKIFVARLFGGRLVNKVMCSCGKISSKTEDVWDLQLPIENSDTLIGALQAYIVTIVPDFRCENCGNEGIVQKIDLDRLQPVVTFHLKRFDRLNNKIKKHVSFPPQLDLKPFTPRKVTFPFTSVGKMHIYYELYAIVVHEGETPVAGHYYSIIRLNANEWYKYDDSRITAVDEEEVFKQMAYILFYRPADSTSFTDAVRALRSERARGDKKGKWQIQKRRR from the exons ATGACGGATGAAAAGAAACCCGCTGAACCACCTGCTCCGATCGATACAAAACCGCCTGCTCCGGTCGATCAAACGCCTCCTGCTCCGATTGATCCAACCCCTCCTGCTCCAGTCGATCAAACCCCTCCTGCCCCGCTCGATTCAACACCGCCTGCTCCGGTCGATCAAACGCCTCCTGCCCCGGTCGATTCAACACCGCCTGCTCCGGTCGATTTAACACCACCTGCTCCGGTTGATCCAACCCCGACTTCTCCAGTCGATCCAACCCCTCCTGCTCCGGTCGATCAAACGCCTCCTGCTCCGGTTGATATAACCCCTCCTGCTCCGGTCGATCAAACCCCTTCTGCCCCTGTCGATTCAACACCGCCTGCTCCGGTCAATCAAAACCCTCCTGCTCCGGTTGATATAACCCCTCCTGCTCCGGTCGATCAAGCCCCTTCTGCTCCTGTCGATTCAACACCGCCTGCTCCGGTCAATCAAACCCCTTCTGCTCCGGTCGATCAAACCCCTCCTGCTCCGGTCGATCAAACCCCTCCTGCTCCGGTTGATATAACCCCTCCTGCTCCGGTCGATCAAACCCCTTCTGCTCCGGTCGATTCAACACCGCCTGCTCCGGTCAATCAAACCCCTTCTGCTCCGGTCGATCAAACCCCTCCTGCTCCGGTCGATCAAACCCCTTCTTCTCCGGTCGATTCAACACCGCCTGCTCCGGTCAATCAAACCTCTTTTGCTCCGGTCGATCAAACCCCTCCTGCTCCGGTCGATTCAACACCGCCTGCTCCGATTGATCCAACCCCTCGTGCTCCGGTCGATCAAACCCTTCCTGCTCCGGTCAATAAAACCCCTTCTGCTCCGGTCGATCAAACCCCTTCTGCTCCGGTCGATCAAACCCCTCCTGCTCCGGTCGATCAAACCCCTCCTGCTCCGGTCGATGAAATCCCTCCTGCTCCGGTCGATAAAACCCCGCCTCCCGAGGAGAAGGTGACTGCACAGGAAATGTGCGACGCGCTCTACAACTTACCGTGGAGTTCGATTTTCGCTCCCTATCCTCATATTGAATATCAAGGAGGAACGAATTTCATATATTGTGATAGTTCTTCCACTGATGGCAGTAGTAGTGAAGACGATGACATAGCTCCAGTTGTTGACTTGGCGAACCATCCTGAACTCCCA TTATGTGAGACCGGGCCTTCATCTCCGGTTCTATCACCTACGGAAAGGGCTGATACACAAAATCTTGTTTACGCC CGGTTATGTGAGACATGGCTTTTATCTCCGGTTCATTCACCTACGGAAGGGGCCGTAACAGAAAATCTATCCGATCAT CTGATATCTGAGACCGCGCCTTCATCTCCGGTTCTTTCACCTCCGGAAGGGGCCGTAGCAGAAAATGTATCCGATCAT ATATCTGAGACCGGGTCTTCATCTCCGATTGTTTTACCTCCGGAAGGTGCCATAGAAGAAAATCTACCCGATCAT AAATGTGAGATTGCGCCTTCATCTCCGGTTCTTTCACCTCCAGAAGGGGCCGTAGCAGAAAATCTAGATCAT ATATCTGAGACCGGATCTTCATCTCCTGTTCTTTTACCTCCGGAAGGGGCCGTAGCAGAAAATCTATCTGATCAT ATATATGAGACCGGGTCTTCATCTCCGATTGTTATACCTCCGGAAGGTGCCATAGCAGAAAATCTACCCGATCAT AAATGTGAGACCGCGCCTTCGTCTCTGGTTCTTTCACCTCCAGAAGGGGCCGTAGCAAAAACTCTATCCGATCAT AAGCAGTTACCTGCGACTGGGGCTTTATCTCCGGTTTTTTCACCTCGGCTATTGGCCATAGCAGAAACTCTATCCGATCAT ATATGGGAGAACGGGCCTCCGTCTCCAGTTCTTTCATCCCTGGAAGGGGACATAGAAAATGAACCTTATTATAGA GATGATTCGGAAGATGTTGATAGATATGATCCATATGTGTTCTTTCGTATA GGAGCTGGGCTGCTGAATATGGACAATATATGCTTCATGAATTCGGTTTTGCAATGCTTGGTGCATACTGTGCCATTTTATGAGGCCATTATGTACCAAAATAACCCATTGCTGTGTGTTT GTCCCAATGGAAAGTTTTGTATAAAGTGCAGCCTCGAAGAGCTATTTCGATCACTTACTTCAGGAAGGAAATATTTTGTGCCTCAGACACTAGTCCAGAATTTAAGCC ACATTTCACCTACCTTCAAAGTGGGTCGACAGGAGGATGCTCATGAATTCCTTTTGAATTTATGGAATAAACTAATGGAGTGTGACAAGTATCGTGACGATATGGATAATGAACATAAAATCTTTGTGGCACGACTGTTTGGTGGCCGTCTTGTCAACAAG GTCATGTGTTCATGTGGTAAGATTTCTAGTAAGACAGAGGATGTATGGGACCTGCAATTACCTATCGAGAATTCGGACACTCTCATCGGTGCTCTGCAAGCTTATATAGTAACAATAGTACCTGACTTTCGCTGTGAAAATTGTGGGAATGAAGGTATCGTACAGAAAATTGACCTGGATCGGCTTCAACCTGTTGTCACGTTTCACCTGAAGAGGTTTGACAGACTGAACAACAAAATCAAAAAGCATGTGTCATTTCCACCTCAGTTGGACTTGAAGCCTTTCACTCCTAGAAAAGTGACTTTTCCCTTCACTAGTGTAGGCAAA ATGCATATATACTACGAGCTCTATGCTATTGTAGTGCATGAAGGGGAGACACCAGTCGCAGGTCATTACTACAGCATTATTCGCTTGAACGCCAATGAGTGGTACAAATATGATGATTCACGA ATTACAGCTGTAGATGAAGAAGAAGTTTTCAAGCAGATGGCCTATATTCTTTTCTATCGTCCGGCCGACTCGACCAGCTTTACAGATGCCGTTCGAGCTCTGCGATCAGAGCGTGCACGGGGTGATAAAAAGGGAAAATGGCAGATTCAGAAACGAAGGAGATAA
- the LOC121744190 gene encoding calphotin-like isoform X10, producing the protein MTDEKKPAEPPAPIDTKPPAPVDQTPPAPIDPTPPAPVDQTPPAPLDSTPPAPVDQTPPAPVDSTPPAPVDLTPPAPVDPTPTSPVDPTPPAPVDQTPPAPVDITPPAPVDQTPSAPVDSTPPAPVNQNPPAPVDITPPAPVDQAPSAPVDSTPPAPVNQTPSAPVDQTPPAPVDQTPPAPVDITPPAPVDQTPSAPVDSTPPAPVNQTPSAPVDQTPPAPVDQTPSSPVDSTPPAPVNQTSFAPVDQTPPAPVDSTPPAPIDPTPRAPVDQTLPAPVNKTPSAPVDQTPSAPVDQTPPAPVDQTPPAPVDEIPPAPVDKTPPPEEKVTAQEMCDALYNLPWSSIFAPYPHIEYQGGTNFIYCDSSSTDGSSSEDDDIAPVVDLANHPELPLCETGPSSPVLSPTERADTQNLVYARLCETWLLSPVHSPTEGAVTENLSDHLISETAPSSPVLSPPEGAVAENVSDHISETGSSSPVLLPPEGAVAENLSDHISETGSSSPIVLPPEGAIEENLPDHKCEIAPSSPVLSPPEGAVAENLDHISETGSSSPVLLPPEGAVAENLSDHIYETGSSSPIVIPPEGAIAENLPDHKCETAPSSLVLSPPEGAVAKTLSDHKQLPATGALSPVFSPRLLAIAETLSDHIWENGPPSPVLSSLEGDIENEPYYRDDSEDVDRYDPYVFFRIGAGLLNMDNICFMNSVLQCLVHTVPFYEAIMYQNNPLLCVCPNGKFCIKCSLEELFRSLTSGRKYFVPQTLVQNLSHISPTFKVGRQEDAHEFLLNLWNKLMECDKYRDDMDNEHKIFVARLFGGRLVNKVMCSCGKISSKTEDVWDLQLPIENSDTLIGALQAYIVTIVPDFRCENCGNEGIVQKIDLDRLQPVVTFHLKRFDRLNNKIKKHVSFPPQLDLKPFTPRKVTFPFTSVGKMHIYYELYAIVVHEGETPVAGHYYSIIRLNANEWYKYDDSRITAVDEEEVFKQMAYILFYRPADSTSFTDAVRALRSERARGDKKGKWQIQKRRR; encoded by the exons ATGACGGATGAAAAGAAACCCGCTGAACCACCTGCTCCGATCGATACAAAACCGCCTGCTCCGGTCGATCAAACGCCTCCTGCTCCGATTGATCCAACCCCTCCTGCTCCAGTCGATCAAACCCCTCCTGCCCCGCTCGATTCAACACCGCCTGCTCCGGTCGATCAAACGCCTCCTGCCCCGGTCGATTCAACACCGCCTGCTCCGGTCGATTTAACACCACCTGCTCCGGTTGATCCAACCCCGACTTCTCCAGTCGATCCAACCCCTCCTGCTCCGGTCGATCAAACGCCTCCTGCTCCGGTTGATATAACCCCTCCTGCTCCGGTCGATCAAACCCCTTCTGCCCCTGTCGATTCAACACCGCCTGCTCCGGTCAATCAAAACCCTCCTGCTCCGGTTGATATAACCCCTCCTGCTCCGGTCGATCAAGCCCCTTCTGCTCCTGTCGATTCAACACCGCCTGCTCCGGTCAATCAAACCCCTTCTGCTCCGGTCGATCAAACCCCTCCTGCTCCGGTCGATCAAACCCCTCCTGCTCCGGTTGATATAACCCCTCCTGCTCCGGTCGATCAAACCCCTTCTGCTCCGGTCGATTCAACACCGCCTGCTCCGGTCAATCAAACCCCTTCTGCTCCGGTCGATCAAACCCCTCCTGCTCCGGTCGATCAAACCCCTTCTTCTCCGGTCGATTCAACACCGCCTGCTCCGGTCAATCAAACCTCTTTTGCTCCGGTCGATCAAACCCCTCCTGCTCCGGTCGATTCAACACCGCCTGCTCCGATTGATCCAACCCCTCGTGCTCCGGTCGATCAAACCCTTCCTGCTCCGGTCAATAAAACCCCTTCTGCTCCGGTCGATCAAACCCCTTCTGCTCCGGTCGATCAAACCCCTCCTGCTCCGGTCGATCAAACCCCTCCTGCTCCGGTCGATGAAATCCCTCCTGCTCCGGTCGATAAAACCCCGCCTCCCGAGGAGAAGGTGACTGCACAGGAAATGTGCGACGCGCTCTACAACTTACCGTGGAGTTCGATTTTCGCTCCCTATCCTCATATTGAATATCAAGGAGGAACGAATTTCATATATTGTGATAGTTCTTCCACTGATGGCAGTAGTAGTGAAGACGATGACATAGCTCCAGTTGTTGACTTGGCGAACCATCCTGAACTCCCA TTATGTGAGACCGGGCCTTCATCTCCGGTTCTATCACCTACGGAAAGGGCTGATACACAAAATCTTGTTTACGCC CGGTTATGTGAGACATGGCTTTTATCTCCGGTTCATTCACCTACGGAAGGGGCCGTAACAGAAAATCTATCCGATCAT CTGATATCTGAGACCGCGCCTTCATCTCCGGTTCTTTCACCTCCGGAAGGGGCCGTAGCAGAAAATGTATCCGATCAT ATATCTGAGACCGGATCTTCATCTCCTGTTCTTTTACCTCCGGAAGGGGCCGTAGCAGAAAATCTATCCGATCAT ATATCTGAGACCGGGTCTTCATCTCCGATTGTTTTACCTCCGGAAGGTGCCATAGAAGAAAATCTACCCGATCAT AAATGTGAGATTGCGCCTTCATCTCCGGTTCTTTCACCTCCAGAAGGGGCCGTAGCAGAAAATCTAGATCAT ATATCTGAGACCGGATCTTCATCTCCTGTTCTTTTACCTCCGGAAGGGGCCGTAGCAGAAAATCTATCTGATCAT ATATATGAGACCGGGTCTTCATCTCCGATTGTTATACCTCCGGAAGGTGCCATAGCAGAAAATCTACCCGATCAT AAATGTGAGACCGCGCCTTCGTCTCTGGTTCTTTCACCTCCAGAAGGGGCCGTAGCAAAAACTCTATCCGATCAT AAGCAGTTACCTGCGACTGGGGCTTTATCTCCGGTTTTTTCACCTCGGCTATTGGCCATAGCAGAAACTCTATCCGATCAT ATATGGGAGAACGGGCCTCCGTCTCCAGTTCTTTCATCCCTGGAAGGGGACATAGAAAATGAACCTTATTATAGA GATGATTCGGAAGATGTTGATAGATATGATCCATATGTGTTCTTTCGTATA GGAGCTGGGCTGCTGAATATGGACAATATATGCTTCATGAATTCGGTTTTGCAATGCTTGGTGCATACTGTGCCATTTTATGAGGCCATTATGTACCAAAATAACCCATTGCTGTGTGTTT GTCCCAATGGAAAGTTTTGTATAAAGTGCAGCCTCGAAGAGCTATTTCGATCACTTACTTCAGGAAGGAAATATTTTGTGCCTCAGACACTAGTCCAGAATTTAAGCC ACATTTCACCTACCTTCAAAGTGGGTCGACAGGAGGATGCTCATGAATTCCTTTTGAATTTATGGAATAAACTAATGGAGTGTGACAAGTATCGTGACGATATGGATAATGAACATAAAATCTTTGTGGCACGACTGTTTGGTGGCCGTCTTGTCAACAAG GTCATGTGTTCATGTGGTAAGATTTCTAGTAAGACAGAGGATGTATGGGACCTGCAATTACCTATCGAGAATTCGGACACTCTCATCGGTGCTCTGCAAGCTTATATAGTAACAATAGTACCTGACTTTCGCTGTGAAAATTGTGGGAATGAAGGTATCGTACAGAAAATTGACCTGGATCGGCTTCAACCTGTTGTCACGTTTCACCTGAAGAGGTTTGACAGACTGAACAACAAAATCAAAAAGCATGTGTCATTTCCACCTCAGTTGGACTTGAAGCCTTTCACTCCTAGAAAAGTGACTTTTCCCTTCACTAGTGTAGGCAAA ATGCATATATACTACGAGCTCTATGCTATTGTAGTGCATGAAGGGGAGACACCAGTCGCAGGTCATTACTACAGCATTATTCGCTTGAACGCCAATGAGTGGTACAAATATGATGATTCACGA ATTACAGCTGTAGATGAAGAAGAAGTTTTCAAGCAGATGGCCTATATTCTTTTCTATCGTCCGGCCGACTCGACCAGCTTTACAGATGCCGTTCGAGCTCTGCGATCAGAGCGTGCACGGGGTGATAAAAAGGGAAAATGGCAGATTCAGAAACGAAGGAGATAA
- the LOC121744190 gene encoding extensin-2-like isoform X22 — MTDEKKPAEPPAPIDTKPPAPVDQTPPAPIDPTPPAPVDQTPPAPLDSTPPAPVDQTPPAPVDSTPPAPVDLTPPAPVDPTPTSPVDPTPPAPVDQTPPAPVDITPPAPVDQTPSAPVDSTPPAPVNQNPPAPVDITPPAPVDQAPSAPVDSTPPAPVNQTPSAPVDQTPPAPVDQTPPAPVDITPPAPVDQTPSAPVDSTPPAPVNQTPSAPVDQTPPAPVDQTPSSPVDSTPPAPVNQTSFAPVDQTPPAPVDSTPPAPIDPTPRAPVDQTLPAPVNKTPSAPVDQTPSAPVDQTPPAPVDQTPPAPVDEIPPAPVDKTPPPEEKVTAQEMCDALYNLPWSSIFAPYPHIEYQGGTNFIYCDSSSTDGSSSEDDDIAPVVDLANHPELPLCETGPSSPVLSPTERADTQNLVYARLCETWLLSPVHSPTEGAVTENLSDHLCKIGSSSPVLSPTEGAIAENLPDHKCETAPSSLVLSPPEGAVAKTLSDHLPATGALSPVFSPRLLAIAETLSDHIWENGPPSPVLSSLEGDIENEPYYRDDSEDVDRYDPYVFFRIGAGLLNMDNICFMNSVLQCLVHTVPFYEAIMYQNNPLLCVCPNGKFCIKCSLEELFRSLTSGRKYFVPQTLVQNLSHISPTFKVGRQEDAHEFLLNLWNKLMECDKYRDDMDNEHKIFVARLFGGRLVNKVMCSCGKISSKTEDVWDLQLPIENSDTLIGALQAYIVTIVPDFRCENCGNEGIVQKIDLDRLQPVVTFHLKRFDRLNNKIKKHVSFPPQLDLKPFTPRKVTFPFTSVGKMHIYYELYAIVVHEGETPVAGHYYSIIRLNANEWYKYDDSRITAVDEEEVFKQMAYILFYRPADSTSFTDAVRALRSERARGDKKGKWQIQKRRR, encoded by the exons ATGACGGATGAAAAGAAACCCGCTGAACCACCTGCTCCGATCGATACAAAACCGCCTGCTCCGGTCGATCAAACGCCTCCTGCTCCGATTGATCCAACCCCTCCTGCTCCAGTCGATCAAACCCCTCCTGCCCCGCTCGATTCAACACCGCCTGCTCCGGTCGATCAAACGCCTCCTGCCCCGGTCGATTCAACACCGCCTGCTCCGGTCGATTTAACACCACCTGCTCCGGTTGATCCAACCCCGACTTCTCCAGTCGATCCAACCCCTCCTGCTCCGGTCGATCAAACGCCTCCTGCTCCGGTTGATATAACCCCTCCTGCTCCGGTCGATCAAACCCCTTCTGCCCCTGTCGATTCAACACCGCCTGCTCCGGTCAATCAAAACCCTCCTGCTCCGGTTGATATAACCCCTCCTGCTCCGGTCGATCAAGCCCCTTCTGCTCCTGTCGATTCAACACCGCCTGCTCCGGTCAATCAAACCCCTTCTGCTCCGGTCGATCAAACCCCTCCTGCTCCGGTCGATCAAACCCCTCCTGCTCCGGTTGATATAACCCCTCCTGCTCCGGTCGATCAAACCCCTTCTGCTCCGGTCGATTCAACACCGCCTGCTCCGGTCAATCAAACCCCTTCTGCTCCGGTCGATCAAACCCCTCCTGCTCCGGTCGATCAAACCCCTTCTTCTCCGGTCGATTCAACACCGCCTGCTCCGGTCAATCAAACCTCTTTTGCTCCGGTCGATCAAACCCCTCCTGCTCCGGTCGATTCAACACCGCCTGCTCCGATTGATCCAACCCCTCGTGCTCCGGTCGATCAAACCCTTCCTGCTCCGGTCAATAAAACCCCTTCTGCTCCGGTCGATCAAACCCCTTCTGCTCCGGTCGATCAAACCCCTCCTGCTCCGGTCGATCAAACCCCTCCTGCTCCGGTCGATGAAATCCCTCCTGCTCCGGTCGATAAAACCCCGCCTCCCGAGGAGAAGGTGACTGCACAGGAAATGTGCGACGCGCTCTACAACTTACCGTGGAGTTCGATTTTCGCTCCCTATCCTCATATTGAATATCAAGGAGGAACGAATTTCATATATTGTGATAGTTCTTCCACTGATGGCAGTAGTAGTGAAGACGATGACATAGCTCCAGTTGTTGACTTGGCGAACCATCCTGAACTCCCA TTATGTGAGACCGGGCCTTCATCTCCGGTTCTATCACCTACGGAAAGGGCTGATACACAAAATCTTGTTTACGCC CGGTTATGTGAGACATGGCTTTTATCTCCGGTTCATTCACCTACGGAAGGGGCCGTAACAGAAAATCTATCCGATCAT TTATGTAAGATCGGGTCTTCATCTCCGGTTCTTTCGCCTACGGAAGGAGCCATTGCAGAAAATCTACCCGATCAT AAATGTGAGACCGCGCCTTCGTCTCTGGTTCTTTCACCTCCAGAAGGGGCCGTAGCAAAAACTCTATCCGATCAT TTACCTGCGACTGGGGCTTTATCTCCGGTTTTTTCACCTCGGCTATTGGCCATAGCAGAAACTCTATCCGATCAT ATATGGGAGAACGGGCCTCCGTCTCCAGTTCTTTCATCCCTGGAAGGGGACATAGAAAATGAACCTTATTATAGA GATGATTCGGAAGATGTTGATAGATATGATCCATATGTGTTCTTTCGTATA GGAGCTGGGCTGCTGAATATGGACAATATATGCTTCATGAATTCGGTTTTGCAATGCTTGGTGCATACTGTGCCATTTTATGAGGCCATTATGTACCAAAATAACCCATTGCTGTGTGTTT GTCCCAATGGAAAGTTTTGTATAAAGTGCAGCCTCGAAGAGCTATTTCGATCACTTACTTCAGGAAGGAAATATTTTGTGCCTCAGACACTAGTCCAGAATTTAAGCC ACATTTCACCTACCTTCAAAGTGGGTCGACAGGAGGATGCTCATGAATTCCTTTTGAATTTATGGAATAAACTAATGGAGTGTGACAAGTATCGTGACGATATGGATAATGAACATAAAATCTTTGTGGCACGACTGTTTGGTGGCCGTCTTGTCAACAAG GTCATGTGTTCATGTGGTAAGATTTCTAGTAAGACAGAGGATGTATGGGACCTGCAATTACCTATCGAGAATTCGGACACTCTCATCGGTGCTCTGCAAGCTTATATAGTAACAATAGTACCTGACTTTCGCTGTGAAAATTGTGGGAATGAAGGTATCGTACAGAAAATTGACCTGGATCGGCTTCAACCTGTTGTCACGTTTCACCTGAAGAGGTTTGACAGACTGAACAACAAAATCAAAAAGCATGTGTCATTTCCACCTCAGTTGGACTTGAAGCCTTTCACTCCTAGAAAAGTGACTTTTCCCTTCACTAGTGTAGGCAAA ATGCATATATACTACGAGCTCTATGCTATTGTAGTGCATGAAGGGGAGACACCAGTCGCAGGTCATTACTACAGCATTATTCGCTTGAACGCCAATGAGTGGTACAAATATGATGATTCACGA ATTACAGCTGTAGATGAAGAAGAAGTTTTCAAGCAGATGGCCTATATTCTTTTCTATCGTCCGGCCGACTCGACCAGCTTTACAGATGCCGTTCGAGCTCTGCGATCAGAGCGTGCACGGGGTGATAAAAAGGGAAAATGGCAGATTCAGAAACGAAGGAGATAA